A genomic segment from Sulfuritalea hydrogenivorans sk43H encodes:
- a CDS encoding DUF2157 domain-containing protein, giving the protein MTTPDAPLRSEAQQRADQIGIFRAELARLESEGVLQLDPAQRQAVREHHAALLSGFAGRFDIDRDAQARQLSLGMRVASFLGALALAASVFFLFYQFWGHFDETAQVAILLGAALASLGLTVLIQTRDASGYFTKLAAMVAFACFVLDLTMLGQIFNITPTDRALIPWAALAFLLAYAFDLRLLLAAGICCVIAFTAARVGEWGGIYWLHAGERPENFFPVAALLFAVPALIGHRVVSGFASLYRIFGLLCLLVPMLVLGHWGWGSYLAGYEGFDAKAIEGGYELAGFVASALAIWVGARREWSDTVNTGITFFVIFLYTKFFDWWWDIMPKYLFFLVLGLAAILILLVLKRLRRVGHMGRAAGELAS; this is encoded by the coding sequence ATGACTACCCCCGACGCCCCCCTGCGCAGCGAGGCGCAGCAGCGTGCCGACCAGATCGGAATCTTCCGGGCGGAACTGGCCCGGCTGGAAAGCGAAGGCGTGCTGCAGCTCGATCCCGCCCAACGGCAGGCGGTGCGCGAACATCACGCCGCCTTGCTGTCCGGATTTGCCGGCCGCTTCGACATCGATCGCGATGCCCAGGCCAGACAACTTTCGCTGGGCATGCGGGTGGCATCCTTCCTCGGCGCGCTGGCGCTGGCGGCGAGCGTGTTCTTTCTTTTCTACCAGTTCTGGGGGCACTTCGACGAGACGGCCCAGGTCGCGATCCTGCTGGGCGCGGCACTGGCCAGCCTGGGCTTGACGGTCCTGATCCAGACCCGCGATGCGTCCGGCTACTTCACCAAGCTGGCGGCGATGGTGGCCTTCGCCTGCTTCGTGCTCGATCTCACCATGCTCGGCCAGATATTCAACATCACGCCCACCGATCGCGCGCTGATTCCCTGGGCGGCGCTGGCTTTCCTGCTGGCCTACGCCTTCGACCTGCGCCTGCTGCTGGCGGCGGGGATCTGCTGCGTGATTGCCTTCACCGCCGCGCGGGTCGGCGAGTGGGGCGGCATCTACTGGCTGCATGCGGGCGAGCGGCCGGAGAATTTCTTTCCGGTGGCGGCGTTGCTGTTCGCCGTGCCGGCGCTGATCGGGCATCGCGTCGTTTCGGGCTTTGCTTCCCTGTACCGCATTTTCGGCCTGCTCTGCCTGCTGGTGCCGATGCTGGTGCTCGGCCATTGGGGCTGGGGCAGCTACCTCGCCGGCTACGAGGGATTTGACGCCAAAGCCATCGAAGGCGGCTATGAGCTTGCCGGCTTTGTCGCCAGCGCGCTGGCGATCTGGGTCGGGGCGCGCCGGGAGTGGTCCGACACGGTCAACACCGGCATCACGTTCTTCGTCATCTTCCTGTACACCAAGTTCTTCGACTGGTGGTGGGACATCATGCCGAAGTATCTGTTCTTCCTGGTGCTCGGCCTTGCCGCGATCCTGATCCTGCTGGTACTGAAGCGCCTGCGCCGCGTGGGTCACATGGGTCGCGCGGCAGGGGAGCTCGCGTCATGA
- a CDS encoding ArsC family reductase, producing MIKIFGIKNCDTMKKAFNWCDANGISYEFHDYKKQGVPRDELLKWCRSLGWQALMNTKGPTWRKLTPEQQAITTQGQAVALMMEHSSVIRRPVTENDAGQLLVGFDPTTFDSFVR from the coding sequence ATGATAAAAATATTCGGCATCAAGAACTGCGACACCATGAAGAAGGCCTTCAACTGGTGCGACGCCAACGGCATCAGCTACGAATTCCACGACTACAAGAAACAGGGCGTGCCGCGCGACGAATTGCTCAAGTGGTGCCGCAGCCTGGGCTGGCAGGCGCTGATGAACACCAAAGGCCCCACCTGGCGCAAGCTGACGCCCGAGCAGCAGGCCATCACCACCCAGGGCCAGGCCGTGGCGCTGATGATGGAACATTCCAGCGTGATCCGCCGCCCGGTGACGGAAAACGACGCGGGACAACTCCTCGTCGGTTTCGATCCGACCACCTTCGACAGCTTCGTCCGCTGA
- the hslO gene encoding Hsp33 family molecular chaperone HslO has product MDAVHRFLLEDLDIRGALVQLGPSWAAMTSRRNYAAPVRELLGELAAVTALIGSNLKSPGRLSFQLQGHGPVSMLVMDCNEKLQLRGMAKSELAAEAVINVGSIGDLLGDGQLVLTLHPKSVQTPYQSVVPLTGGTLTKMFEHYLEQSEQQPARLWLAATPDTACGLFLQKLPDADLRDPDGWNRIEQLAATVRPEELALPPEALLTRLFGEEKVRLFEPRHASWHCPRDEEKVRNMLLSMGREELEAMLGDAEVIAIEDEICGHEYRFGAEIVDELFPPDGRLLH; this is encoded by the coding sequence ATGGACGCGGTGCATCGCTTCCTGCTGGAAGACCTCGACATCCGCGGCGCGCTGGTGCAGCTCGGCCCCTCCTGGGCCGCCATGACCAGCCGCCGCAACTACGCCGCGCCGGTGCGCGAGCTGCTCGGCGAGCTGGCCGCCGTCACCGCGCTGATCGGCAGCAACCTCAAGTCCCCCGGCCGCCTGAGCTTCCAGCTGCAGGGCCACGGCCCGGTGTCGATGCTGGTCATGGACTGCAACGAAAAGCTGCAACTGCGCGGCATGGCCAAGAGCGAACTGGCGGCCGAAGCCGTAATCAATGTCGGCAGCATCGGCGACCTGCTCGGCGACGGCCAGCTGGTGCTGACGCTGCACCCGAAGAGCGTGCAGACGCCCTATCAAAGCGTGGTGCCGCTGACCGGCGGAACGCTGACCAAAATGTTCGAACACTACCTCGAACAATCCGAACAGCAGCCGGCCCGCCTGTGGCTGGCGGCCACGCCCGACACCGCCTGCGGCCTGTTCCTGCAAAAGCTGCCGGATGCCGACCTGCGCGATCCGGACGGCTGGAACCGCATCGAACAGCTCGCCGCGACGGTGCGCCCCGAAGAGCTCGCCCTGCCGCCGGAAGCCCTGCTGACGCGGCTGTTCGGCGAGGAAAAGGTCCGCCTCTTCGAGCCGCGGCACGCATCGTGGCATTGCCCGCGCGACGAGGAAAAGGTGCGCAACATGCTGCTCTCGATGGGCCGCGAAGAACTCGAAGCCATGCTCGGCGACGCCGAAGTCATTGCCATCGAGGACGAGATCTGCGGCCACGAATACCGCTTCGGCGCCGAAATCGTCGACGAACTGTTCCCGCCCGACGGCCGGCTGCTCCATTGA
- a CDS encoding fused MFS/spermidine synthase — MSIDISEEAGVRYLHFGSSWVQGAMRIARPFALELDYTREMMTPLLLHDADWPRTVLQIGLGAASVTKFLYRHRPQAKLTVIEIDPRVEAAARQFFKLPDDPARIDIRHGDGADFMIESKQCYDLIMVDGFDADARTGRLDTLPFYLDCRARLADDGMLCVNLLSRRKDFAKSVARLEEAFDGRAIAFSSCDSGNAIALGTIAASPAPTFVELKAAAKALKQETGLNLLPTISRLSRTRHLAGGVLQL, encoded by the coding sequence TTGAGCATCGACATCAGCGAGGAAGCGGGCGTCCGCTACCTGCATTTCGGTTCGAGCTGGGTCCAGGGGGCAATGCGCATCGCGCGGCCCTTTGCGCTGGAACTCGACTACACCCGCGAGATGATGACGCCGCTGCTGCTGCATGACGCCGACTGGCCGCGCACGGTTTTGCAGATCGGCCTGGGCGCCGCATCGGTAACCAAATTCCTCTACCGCCACCGGCCGCAGGCGAAGCTGACGGTGATCGAGATCGATCCGCGCGTCGAAGCCGCCGCCCGACAGTTCTTCAAGCTGCCCGACGACCCGGCGCGCATCGACATCCGCCATGGCGACGGCGCCGACTTCATGATCGAATCGAAGCAGTGCTACGACCTGATTATGGTCGACGGCTTCGACGCCGACGCCCGCACCGGCCGGCTCGACACCCTGCCCTTCTACCTCGACTGCCGCGCCCGCCTGGCCGACGACGGCATGCTGTGCGTGAACCTGCTCTCGCGGCGCAAGGATTTCGCCAAGAGCGTGGCCCGCCTCGAAGAAGCCTTCGACGGCCGCGCCATCGCCTTTTCCTCCTGCGACAGCGGCAATGCCATCGCGCTGGGCACAATCGCCGCCTCGCCAGCGCCGACCTTTGTGGAGCTGAAAGCCGCGGCCAAAGCGCTGAAGCAGGAAACCGGCCTCAACCTGCTGCCGACGATCAGCCGGCTCTCAAGAACGCGCCACCTGGCCGGCGGCGTGCTCCAGCTGTGA
- a CDS encoding DMT family transporter — protein sequence MTQAHKDHRRGTIYMLLVIAIWGGFLPVGKSALQAVDPYWLTAMRFSAAALVFLGLLWVREGAAALRTEGQLWKIALFGSLGFAGFGVCLFEGLKLTRPEISGMILALGPIQVALFQWWRTHRRPDNFTLGAIALALVGELFVITAGDVTRLVGGDALGNGLVFLASLFWTAYTLGGQQFPGWSPVRYSALSCALGLLGIAAALGIATLAGHSQPPSAAKMIAVWPQLSFIVFCVSVFGILFWNMGVAKLGPLSAGLFANFTPVITYLIAIAQGRRPETLELMGAAIVLIALIANNRHQRGKVGQIAT from the coding sequence ATGACGCAGGCGCACAAAGACCACCGCCGCGGCACGATCTACATGCTGCTGGTGATCGCCATCTGGGGCGGCTTCCTGCCGGTCGGCAAATCGGCGCTGCAGGCCGTCGACCCCTACTGGCTGACGGCGATGCGCTTCTCCGCCGCGGCGCTGGTTTTCCTCGGCCTGCTCTGGGTGCGCGAAGGCGCGGCAGCCCTGCGCACCGAAGGCCAGCTGTGGAAGATCGCCCTGTTCGGCAGCCTCGGCTTCGCCGGCTTCGGCGTCTGCCTGTTCGAAGGCCTCAAGCTGACGCGCCCAGAAATCAGCGGCATGATCCTCGCGCTGGGCCCGATCCAGGTCGCGCTGTTCCAGTGGTGGCGCACCCACCGCCGGCCCGACAACTTCACCCTCGGCGCCATCGCCCTGGCGCTGGTCGGCGAGCTGTTCGTCATCACCGCGGGCGACGTCACGCGTCTGGTCGGCGGCGACGCGCTGGGCAACGGCCTGGTCTTCCTCGCCTCGCTGTTCTGGACCGCCTACACCCTGGGCGGCCAGCAGTTCCCCGGCTGGTCGCCGGTGCGCTACAGCGCGCTCTCCTGCGCGCTCGGCCTGCTCGGCATCGCGGCCGCGCTGGGCATCGCCACGCTGGCCGGCCACAGCCAGCCGCCGAGCGCCGCAAAGATGATCGCGGTCTGGCCGCAGCTCAGCTTCATCGTCTTCTGCGTCTCGGTGTTCGGCATCCTGTTCTGGAACATGGGCGTCGCCAAGCTCGGCCCGCTCTCCGCAGGCCTCTTCGCCAACTTCACTCCGGTCATCACCTACCTGATCGCCATCGCCCAGGGCCGCCGCCCGGAAACGCTCGAACTGATGGGCGCCGCCATCGTGCTGATCGCCCTGATCGCCAACAACCGGCACCAGCGCGGCAAGGTCGGCCAGATCGCCACCTAA
- a CDS encoding type II toxin-antitoxin system mRNA interferase toxin, RelE/StbE family, with product MRAIKGFHDEALAGEWKGHRSSRLGLQWRVIYRAVANVLQIQVVHVTAHDYRRP from the coding sequence TTGCGAGCCATCAAGGGGTTTCACGACGAAGCACTGGCTGGTGAGTGGAAGGGTCATCGTTCCTCTCGGCTTGGGCTTCAGTGGCGAGTGATTTACCGAGCTGTCGCCAACGTGTTGCAGATTCAAGTTGTCCATGTCACCGCCCACGATTACAGGAGGCCATGA
- a CDS encoding helix-turn-helix domain-containing protein, whose translation MKEFRPAKKRVEVSVGESVRILRELQELSQSQLSELTGIPQATISAIENGRVNLGVERAKVFARALKCHPAVLVFPGWEVPIERAA comes from the coding sequence ATGAAAGAGTTTCGTCCCGCGAAAAAGCGAGTTGAGGTCTCGGTGGGAGAGTCTGTCCGTATCCTGCGCGAACTCCAAGAACTGAGCCAAAGCCAACTGTCCGAACTCACGGGCATTCCGCAAGCCACCATCTCCGCCATTGAAAATGGTCGAGTAAATCTGGGGGTTGAGCGTGCGAAGGTATTTGCCCGTGCTCTCAAGTGCCATCCCGCCGTACTTGTATTCCCTGGCTGGGAGGTTCCGATTGAGCGCGCCGCATAA
- a CDS encoding type II toxin-antitoxin system Phd/YefM family antitoxin produces the protein MNTLTASEARANLYRLIDQTAESHEPITISGKRSNAVLLSAEDWSAIQETLYLLAVPGMRESIKAGMAEPLAKSSKVLKW, from the coding sequence ATGAACACGCTTACCGCCAGCGAAGCTCGCGCAAACCTGTACAGACTCATTGATCAAACAGCCGAGTCTCATGAGCCAATCACCATTTCCGGAAAACGCAGCAATGCCGTGCTGCTATCCGCAGAAGATTGGAGCGCAATTCAGGAAACCTTGTACCTACTGGCCGTGCCTGGCATGCGCGAGTCCATCAAAGCTGGCATGGCCGAGCCCCTCGCAAAAAGTTCGAAGGTGCTTAAGTGGTGA
- a CDS encoding Txe/YoeB family addiction module toxin has translation MNWEVVYAKQAMKDAKKLAACGLKQKAQELLAILADDPFRNPPPFEKLVGDLAGAYSRRINIQHRIVYEVFAKEKTVRVLRMWTHYE, from the coding sequence GTGAATTGGGAAGTTGTTTATGCCAAGCAAGCAATGAAGGACGCAAAGAAGCTTGCTGCATGTGGTCTTAAACAAAAGGCACAAGAACTGCTCGCGATTCTTGCCGACGACCCATTTCGAAATCCACCACCCTTCGAAAAGTTGGTCGGCGATCTTGCTGGCGCGTACTCTCGCCGCATCAATATTCAGCACCGCATTGTGTACGAGGTCTTTGCCAAAGAGAAAACGGTTCGTGTCCTGCGTATGTGGACTCACTATGAGTAA
- the nagZ gene encoding beta-N-acetylhexosaminidase, with the protein MNTLPLGPLMIDVAGLELSDLDRERLAHPLVGGVILFKRNYRDTQQLTALCAAIHALRAPALPITIDHEGGRVQRCREGFTHVPAMRRLGDLWDRDAAAARKAAADIGYLLAAELRACGVDLSFTPVLDLDWGPSGVIGDRAFHRDPAAVAELAGALIDGLAAAGMGCCGKHFPGHGWVAADSHLAIPVDERSLAEMAPDLEPYRHLRLDGVMPAHVIYPRVDSRPAGFSPVWLQKLRKEFGFDGVIFSDDLSMEGASFAGDMVQRAEAAWAAGCDMLLICNAPDAVAQVLANWKPTPDPVRSARLARLVPGGRWQQDAARYAAGRAAVESLTA; encoded by the coding sequence ATGAACACACTTCCCCTCGGCCCGCTGATGATCGATGTCGCCGGACTTGAACTGTCCGATCTCGACCGCGAACGCCTCGCGCATCCGCTGGTCGGCGGCGTGATCCTGTTCAAGCGCAACTACCGCGACACGCAACAGCTCACCGCGCTGTGCGCCGCCATCCACGCCCTGCGTGCGCCCGCATTGCCCATCACCATCGACCACGAAGGCGGGCGCGTGCAGCGCTGCCGCGAAGGCTTCACCCATGTCCCCGCGATGCGTCGCCTCGGCGATCTGTGGGATCGCGACGCCGCCGCCGCACGCAAGGCCGCCGCTGACATCGGCTACCTGCTGGCCGCCGAGCTGCGCGCCTGCGGCGTCGATCTGTCCTTCACCCCGGTGCTCGACCTCGACTGGGGCCCCAGCGGCGTCATCGGCGATCGCGCCTTCCACCGCGATCCGGCGGCCGTCGCCGAACTGGCCGGCGCCCTGATCGACGGCCTCGCTGCCGCCGGCATGGGCTGTTGCGGCAAGCATTTTCCCGGCCACGGCTGGGTCGCGGCCGATTCGCACCTGGCGATTCCGGTCGACGAACGCAGCCTCGCCGAAATGGCGCCCGACCTCGAACCCTATCGCCACCTCCGGCTCGACGGCGTGATGCCGGCCCACGTCATCTACCCGCGGGTCGACAGCCGGCCCGCCGGTTTCTCGCCGGTGTGGCTGCAAAAGTTGCGCAAGGAATTCGGCTTCGACGGCGTGATCTTCAGCGACGATCTGTCGATGGAAGGCGCCAGCTTTGCCGGCGACATGGTGCAGCGCGCGGAAGCCGCATGGGCCGCGGGCTGCGACATGCTGCTGATCTGCAACGCGCCGGATGCCGTGGCCCAGGTGCTGGCTAACTGGAAGCCGACGCCCGATCCGGTTCGCTCGGCGCGGCTGGCGCGGCTTGTGCCGGGCGGCCGCTGGCAGCAGGATGCCGCGCGCTACGCGGCGGGCAGGGCAGCGGTGGAGAGCCTCACCGCCTGA
- the acpS gene encoding holo-ACP synthase, which translates to MPVIFGIGTDIVAVARMADYWQRHGERGLEKMLAPEEREACRGSLDPARFLAKRFAAKEALGKAFGTGVRAPLLLPEIAVSHDDLGKPGFSFGPALAAHLAERGLTAHLSISDEQDYAVAFVILEKP; encoded by the coding sequence GTGCCAGTGATTTTCGGCATCGGCACCGACATCGTCGCCGTCGCGCGCATGGCCGACTACTGGCAGCGCCATGGCGAGCGCGGGCTGGAGAAAATGCTGGCGCCGGAAGAGCGCGAGGCCTGCCGTGGCAGCCTCGATCCGGCGCGCTTCCTGGCCAAGCGCTTCGCCGCGAAGGAGGCGCTGGGCAAGGCCTTCGGCACCGGCGTGCGCGCCCCTCTGTTGTTGCCCGAGATTGCCGTCAGCCACGATGATCTGGGCAAGCCCGGCTTTTCCTTCGGGCCGGCGCTCGCCGCGCATCTTGCAGAACGCGGGCTGACCGCCCATCTTTCCATCAGCGACGAGCAGGACTACGCCGTCGCCTTCGTCATCCTGGAAAAGCCATGA
- a CDS encoding pyridoxine 5'-phosphate synthase — protein sequence MIELGVNIDHVATVREARKGHEPDPVWAAVEAHLGGADGITVHLREDRRHIQDRDVRRLRELTHIKLNLEMAATDEMVGIACQLKPEMAMLVPEGRHEITTEGGLDVAGQEARLREVVARLAHEGIVTSVFIDAELPQVEAAARIGVRVCEIHTGPYAHAFYSRGRDAESPSVLAELDKIRIAGAAIRAAGMRFNAGHALNYFNVQPVAALPGIRELHIGHAIVSRAIFVGMRDAVAEMKRLMREAQCQ from the coding sequence ATGATCGAACTCGGCGTAAACATCGACCACGTGGCGACGGTACGCGAGGCGCGCAAGGGTCACGAACCCGATCCGGTCTGGGCGGCCGTCGAGGCGCACCTGGGCGGGGCCGACGGCATCACCGTGCATCTGCGCGAAGATCGCCGCCACATCCAGGACCGCGACGTGCGCCGGCTGCGCGAGCTGACCCACATCAAGCTCAATCTCGAAATGGCCGCCACCGACGAGATGGTCGGCATCGCCTGCCAGCTCAAGCCCGAGATGGCCATGCTGGTACCCGAAGGCCGACACGAGATCACCACCGAAGGCGGGCTCGACGTCGCCGGCCAGGAAGCGCGCCTGCGCGAGGTGGTGGCGCGGCTGGCCCACGAGGGCATCGTCACCAGCGTCTTCATCGACGCCGAACTGCCGCAGGTCGAGGCCGCCGCCCGCATCGGTGTGCGTGTCTGCGAAATCCACACCGGGCCTTATGCCCACGCCTTCTACAGCCGCGGCCGCGATGCCGAAAGCCCCTCGGTGCTTGCCGAACTGGACAAGATCCGCATCGCCGGCGCGGCGATCCGCGCCGCCGGCATGCGCTTCAATGCCGGCCACGCGCTCAACTACTTCAACGTGCAGCCGGTGGCGGCCTTGCCCGGCATCCGCGAATTGCACATCGGCCACGCCATCGTCAGCCGCGCCATCTTCGTCGGCATGCGCGACGCCGTCGCCGAAATGAAGCGCCTGATGCGCGAAGCGCAGTGCCAGTGA
- the recO gene encoding DNA repair protein RecO, producing MSSKRVDGQSAYVLHLHPYSETSLVVDVFTRDHGRVPLLARGARRPRSAMRGMLMSFQPLELGWFGGGEVKTLAKAEWLGGMPLLGGRCLLLGYYLNELLLKMLPREDAHGALFDAYAAALRALAAGGADAPELRRFEKTLLKELGYGLTLETDVESGQPVVPDREYHYLIERGPVLTVGAGETAVVCGQTLLDMAADDYSNPRTRVESRHLMRQLIAHHMGGKPLQSRRVFMELQEL from the coding sequence GTGAGCAGCAAGCGCGTCGACGGCCAGTCGGCCTATGTCCTGCATCTGCATCCCTACAGCGAGACCAGCCTCGTGGTCGATGTGTTCACCCGCGACCACGGTCGCGTGCCGCTGCTGGCGCGCGGCGCAAGGCGGCCGCGTTCGGCCATGCGTGGCATGCTGATGTCCTTCCAGCCGCTGGAACTCGGCTGGTTCGGCGGCGGCGAGGTCAAGACCCTGGCCAAGGCAGAATGGCTGGGCGGCATGCCGTTGCTGGGCGGGCGCTGCCTGCTGCTCGGCTACTACCTCAACGAACTGCTGCTGAAAATGCTGCCGCGCGAAGACGCCCACGGCGCGCTGTTCGATGCCTATGCCGCCGCCTTGCGCGCTTTGGCGGCGGGCGGCGCCGACGCCCCGGAACTGCGCCGCTTCGAAAAAACCCTGCTGAAGGAACTCGGCTACGGACTGACGCTGGAGACCGATGTCGAATCCGGGCAGCCGGTGGTTCCGGACCGGGAATACCACTACCTGATCGAGCGCGGCCCGGTGTTGACAGTCGGCGCCGGCGAGACGGCGGTAGTATGCGGGCAGACCCTGCTCGACATGGCGGCCGACGATTATTCGAATCCGCGCACGCGGGTTGAAAGCAGGCACCTGATGCGGCAGTTGATCGCCCATCACATGGGCGGCAAACCGCTGCAATCGCGGCGGGTTTTCATGGAGTTACAGGAACTATGA
- the era gene encoding GTPase Era gives MNSEFRTGYLAVIGRPNVGKSTLTNRLVGAKVSITSKKAQTTRHRIHGVLTTDDAQFIFVDTPGFQMTHKNALNRLMNRSVTSTFADVDVILLVVEAGRWGNGETEIAKMLPADKPVVLVINKIDRLADKAEVLPFIAKVSGLHDFAEIVPLSAEKGLGTDALLAAVARYLPVSPPVFEADDITDRSERFMASEILREKLFRNLGEELPYGIAVEIEKFEQEGDLRRIHAAVIVDRDGHRSIVIGKAGERLKRISTDARKEMETLFGGKVWLETWVKVKGGWADDERALKSLGYD, from the coding sequence ATGAATTCCGAATTCCGTACCGGCTATCTGGCGGTCATCGGCCGCCCCAACGTCGGCAAGTCGACGCTGACCAATCGCCTGGTCGGCGCCAAGGTCAGCATCACCTCGAAGAAGGCCCAGACCACGCGCCACCGCATCCACGGCGTGCTGACCACGGACGACGCCCAATTCATCTTCGTCGATACGCCGGGCTTCCAGATGACGCACAAGAATGCGCTCAACCGGCTGATGAACCGCAGCGTGACCTCCACCTTCGCCGACGTCGACGTGATCCTGCTGGTGGTCGAAGCGGGCCGCTGGGGCAATGGCGAAACCGAAATCGCCAAAATGCTGCCGGCGGACAAACCCGTGGTGCTGGTGATCAACAAGATCGACCGGCTGGCCGACAAGGCCGAAGTATTGCCCTTCATCGCCAAGGTGTCGGGCTTGCATGACTTTGCCGAAATCGTGCCGCTCTCGGCGGAGAAGGGGCTCGGCACCGATGCGCTGCTGGCCGCCGTCGCCCGCTACCTGCCGGTATCGCCGCCGGTGTTCGAGGCCGACGACATCACCGATCGTTCCGAGCGCTTCATGGCCTCCGAGATATTGCGCGAAAAGCTGTTCCGCAACCTGGGCGAGGAGCTGCCCTACGGCATCGCCGTGGAAATCGAGAAGTTCGAGCAGGAGGGCGACCTGCGCCGCATCCATGCCGCCGTGATCGTCGACCGGGACGGCCATCGTTCCATCGTCATCGGCAAGGCCGGCGAACGGCTGAAGCGAATTTCGACCGACGCCCGCAAGGAAATGGAAACCCTGTTCGGCGGCAAGGTCTGGCTCGAGACCTGGGTCAAGGTCAAGGGCGGCTGGGCCGACGACGAGCGGGCGCTGAAGTCATTGGGTTACGACTGA
- the rnc gene encoding ribonuclease III translates to MKPQRLEAALGHGFGRPELLRQALTHRSFGSPHNERLEFLGDAILNCAVAGYLFQHFDDLKEGELSRLRASLVRQETLAEIARDLHLGDFLQLGEGELKSGGSRRPSILADAVEAIIGAIYVDAGFEAARKVIDLLYKPVVARINPDAAGKDPKTALQEILQGRRLPLPRYGLLATHGEAHVQEFEVECVIPDLDIRTTGTGSSRRIAEQQAAQRAIAGIKP, encoded by the coding sequence ATGAAGCCGCAGCGTCTGGAGGCAGCCCTGGGGCACGGCTTCGGCCGGCCGGAGTTGCTGCGCCAAGCGCTCACCCATCGCAGCTTCGGTTCTCCGCACAACGAACGCCTCGAATTTCTCGGCGACGCGATACTCAACTGCGCCGTCGCCGGCTACCTGTTCCAGCATTTCGACGATCTGAAGGAAGGCGAGCTTTCGCGGCTGCGGGCAAGCCTGGTGAGGCAGGAAACCCTCGCGGAGATTGCCAGGGATCTGCATCTCGGCGACTTCCTCCAGTTGGGCGAAGGGGAGCTGAAGAGCGGCGGCTCCCGGCGCCCTTCGATCCTTGCCGATGCGGTGGAAGCCATCATCGGCGCAATTTATGTCGACGCCGGCTTCGAGGCCGCGCGCAAGGTCATCGACCTTCTGTACAAGCCGGTCGTGGCCCGCATCAATCCCGACGCTGCCGGCAAGGACCCGAAAACCGCCCTGCAGGAGATCCTGCAGGGCCGGCGTCTGCCCCTGCCGCGCTACGGCCTGCTGGCGACGCACGGCGAGGCGCATGTCCAGGAGTTCGAGGTCGAATGCGTGATTCCCGATCTGGATATCCGCACCACCGGCACCGGCAGCAGCCGGCGCATTGCCGAACAACAGGCGGCGCAGCGGGCCATCGCCGGGATCAAGCCATGA
- a CDS encoding DUF4845 domain-containing protein yields the protein MKYQRGISLNTLLLGGAALALVALLAMKAIPPWIEYGNLVKAVKGTAGDASLKTATVTQVRAAFGRRADMDDVKSVKPEDLEITKEGGELVISFKYESKVPLFSNVSLVFDFEGSSSAQQ from the coding sequence ATGAAATATCAGCGTGGCATCAGTCTGAACACTCTCTTGCTCGGTGGCGCGGCCCTGGCCCTGGTAGCCCTGCTGGCGATGAAAGCCATACCGCCCTGGATCGAATACGGCAACCTCGTCAAGGCAGTCAAGGGCACCGCGGGCGATGCCAGCCTCAAGACGGCCACGGTGACCCAGGTGCGTGCCGCCTTTGGCCGGCGTGCCGACATGGATGACGTCAAGAGCGTCAAGCCGGAAGATCTAGAGATCACCAAGGAAGGTGGCGAACTGGTGATATCGTTCAAGTACGAAAGCAAGGTACCGCTGTTCAGTAATGTCAGCCTGGTCTTCGATTTCGAGGGCAGCAGCAGCGCCCAGCAATGA